The nucleotide window ACAATAACGCAATCAAATATCTCGAAAAATTCAGCGGAAAGGATGTTAATATTGCTCCTTCTATTACAGGTCTTATTGGTGACTGTTATGTTGAATTGGGTAAAGTCGAAGACGGGATTAAGTACTTCATGAAAGCTGCCGATTCAGAAAATGAAATGATCAGTCCTATTTATCTTAAAAAGGCAGCAATTGCATATGAAAGCAAAGGCGATTACAAAAAGGCGATAGAAGTTTACACTAAGATTAAAGATGAATATGCAAGAAGCCAGGAAGCTTCGGACATTGATCGTTATATCGCCCGTGCACAAACTTTTGTGAAATAAAACATTCTCTCCTTCCTTTACGGAGAATAAAGTATAACTGCTTCAAAATAGTTGGAGCAGTTTTTTTATAACAATTTCAAAACAATCTTATGTCAACTGCAAATCATAATCTGTCTGACTACGAAAGTGATAAACTCCCATCAGCCAGCGATATGCGTTTTGGTGTTGTAGTATCGGAGTGGAATCCGAATGTTACGGAGGGTTTATTGGAAGGTGTGCTGCAAACATTGCAGAACCAGGGCGCTGCACCTGATCAAATTGTTGTTCAGTATGTACCCGGAAGCTTTGAATTAGTTTACGGAGCTAAATTTTTAGCCGAAAATGCAAAAGTAGATGCTGTAATTGCTCTTGGGTCTGTGGTTCGTGGTGATACTCCTCATTTCGACTATGTATGCCAGGGCGTAACACACGGCATTTCTTATCTTAATGCGACGCAAACAGTGCCCATTATCTTTGGTGTTCTTACCACAGATAATATGGAGCAGGCAACCGATCGCGCAGGTGGCAGGTATGGCAACAAAGGCGATGAAGCCGCAGTTACTGCCATTAAAATGGTTGCTTTGAAGCGTGGCCTGTAAACAGACGTTTGAAGAGGAACCTGCATGCGTGTGCGGATTCCTCTTTTTTGTGGTTTATAATGTAAAAAGCAATCCTAAAATAGCTCCGTAGATCGTGGATATGTATTTATTTGACGTGATGGGGCAGCTTCCTGAGGCACACCCGATAAAGCGGTAGTATAAATATCCGATAACAGCTCCGGATACCGTTCCCAAAATGACTTTGAGAAAATGATGGGAAAGAATATTTTCCATGTTTTAATGTATTGTTTTTGCCGTTTTTCCTTGTTTCAGGCAACAAAAATAGCGAAGGAAGATGAATTATAATAATATCACCTGATAAGTTATAATAACATCACTTTTTTATTACTATTTTTGCATACTGAATAAGAATCATTATTTTATGTTGTTCAAAAAATCAATAACCCCGGAACTGGCTCAGGAATTGTTTGATGACAGCGAAAAGACGCTGCGTTTTATCGCTGATATTAAATGGGAAGAGGGATTTGTGTGCCGCAAGTGCGGAAACACCAACTATTGCGATGGTAAGTCTCCATCCTCGCGTCGTTGTACGAGGTGCAAAACAGAAGAATCTGCCACAGCGCATACTCTTTTTCATAATTGTAAATTCCCAATTAACAAGGCATTCTATATCGCATATACGGTGTGTGTCGAAGGCAAGCCTCTTTCTTCCTACTGTTATGCCGATCAGCTGAGTCTGAATCAGATGACGTGCTGGAAATTTCGCAAACGTATTGAGAACTGCCTTAGCAAGCACAAAGAGAAGGCAGAAGAATCATCGCTGCAATCAATTTTGATGACACAAGATTAGGATAGTCTTTGTTTTATTGCAAATAATTCTTATCTTTGCACCCGCTTTAAGGAAGGGCAGTTACCAGAGTGGCCAAATGGGGCAGACTGTAAATCTGCTAGCTTACGCTTACGGTGGTTCGAATCCATCACTGCCCACCTTCTTTTATTTTATGTTGCTCAATTATAAATCCGGGCACGTGTTCTTGGTAACCACGTAAAAAACAAGATTATGAAACAGAATATTTCTCCCCTTTACCTCCTTTTGACGGTGGTTTTCACCACCTGTTTGTTGATTTCCAATCTAGTTGCATCAAAAATTGTCGTTATTGCATCTGTTGCAGTACCGGTCGGTATTTTTTTATTCCCGATAACGTACATTATCAACGATGTGATTGCTGAAGTTTGGGGTTTTCGTAAAGCCAGACTGATGATTTGGCTGGCGTTTGCAATGAACTTCTTTGCGGTGCTGTTTTATCAGTTTGCCGTAGCATTGCCACCGGCTCCTTTTTGGTCGGGGCAGGATGCATTCAGTACCATATTGTCTCAAACTCCGCGTATTGCTATTGCCAGCTTGTTGGCTTTCCTGGCCGGATCGTTTCTGAATGCTTACGTGATGAGCAAGATGAAGGTGGCTATGAATGGAAATAAATTTTCCGTACGTGCAATCGCTTCTACGATGGTTGGCGAAGCTGCCGATTCTGCCATTTTCATTTCAATCGCTTTTTGTGGTATTCTTACAACTTATCAACTGGTGATGATGATGATTACTCAGGCATTACTCAAAACGTTGTATGAAATTATTATATTGCCTATAACACAGCGGGTTGTGGTGTATATAAAGAAAAAAGAACAAACAGATGTTTTCGATACTGACGTGTCGTACAGTATCTGGAAAGTCAAAGAAGTTTAGAATTATGTCATTGCATCACTTAGGAAATAAAACCAATTACCCAACCGACTACGCTCCCGAACTGTTGGAAACATTTGATAATAAACACCCCGGAAATGATTACTGGGTGCGTTTCAACTGTCCAGAGTTCACGTCATTGTGCCCGATAACAGGGCAACCGGATTTTGCTACCATAGTTATCGATTATATTCCGGCTCAAAAAATGGTGGAGAGTAAAAGCCTGAAACTTTATTTGTTCAGCTTCCGCAATCGTGGTGATTTTCATGAAGATTGCGTGAATATTATTATGAAGGATTTGATTCGGTTAATGGAACCGAAATATATTGAAGTGACCGGTCTGTTTACTCCGCGCGGAGGCATAAGCATTTATCCTTATGCCAACTACGGAATGCCGGGGACTGAGTTCGAAGAGATGGCAAAATACAGGTTGAAAAACAAAAACCTGTAAGGGCTTCCATCACTAACCAAAATCTAAAGGTATCCGGGTGTTTGAGAAAAATATTCGGATACAAATTGGTTTATCCAACGGTATAATTCGTCCATTTCCTGATAGTTTATTCCACGGCTTCTCCAGCCATTCAGGTTCGTCTCCGACCGGGAAATGATTCCTTTTTCTACTGCAGAATTCTTTTGCAGTATTCCCTTATTTTCTTTGTTGATTAAAGCCGAAAGGTTCAGGTAGTCATTGCCTTCTCCTTTTGTTATCGGGAAAAGTTGCTTCTTGAGCTGCAATGACCATTCGCAAAGCGGAGCGTTTCCGGTTTCGTTCGGGAGTAGTATTGGAGGGAAGTATCCTTTTGGGTTCATCCATACCGGTATTGCAACAGAAGTGAGGGGCGAACCGAGGATTGTCCACATGGTTGTCAGGGCAGAGGATTCCTGTTCTTTCGTCCCCTGAATAAGCACAGTTGCAGATGTTAGATGGCGGGGAATAAAATCTCTGAAAGGGACAAAAACAGGTGTCTCTCCATTAGATGGCATTGCATCATACAGGTTGGTTTTCGTGAGGCCGTGCGTGAGACAACGGGCAACTGTATGCAGGAAAAAATCGCACGAAAGCGATTGTGTTGCTGACGCCTTAGTGAAAAGCTGTTCGGCTTCCAAATAGCGACTGACTCCTTTATCCTGACTGCGGTCGCCGGAAAAGGAAAAATTGGTGCGGATGATATATCCTTTAGGCGCAATTGCCGGATCATTCACATCGTACTTCACATAACGGGAATTCCCGGTTTCAAAATAGGCGCCACCTCCTTTGGCGTCGATTACCCCAAAATTCGCTTCAACGCCCAACGGTTTGGGTAACGAGTCGAGTAAATGCTCAAAATCGCTGACTGTGGTGCATCGTTGCAGCGCCATTCTCATGAGTTTACCTTCACTGTCTTTTATGGGTGAGGGATCGTTGCTGTTAAGATTGTAGGATGCGGAGTTAATTATGGCAAATCCTGCATTGTTGTATCCTCCCCAAACGGCTTGTGACGGATCGTTGCTGTTCACCAAACCTACATAATCGAATTTCCCGTCTTTGAAGAATTCTATTTTGTTGTGCAGTTCGTCAGTGTCGCGTTGTTTGAAAAGCAGCGGGCGCCCATCGGGAGTGGCTTTGCCTGATACAATTGCGGTGGTGCAGGCGATACTTTCGTTGATTCCGGCTGCAAAAAAGAGAGCTACAAGAAAAATGATGAGTTTGTTCATTGTTCTATTATTCAGTTGGTGAATCGTTTAATAGGGCTAAGACTTTATTTTTGATTGCCTGTTGTTCCGGGTCAAAGGTTTTGGTCTTGTGTTCCCACATATTCCATACAAATATCGCCTTTTTTAACGATAAACGATCTGTGGCGGATAACGGAGCTTCGGGCAAAGTAGATGCGTAAAGCAGGTTGCCAAGATATTCGAGCAAAGAGGTGTTTTTCCCCTGAATAAAGCACTCGAAATCTTTCTCAGACATTTGTTGCAATCGGGGCAGGGTAATGTCAAAGTAGTGCAACAGTTCGGTGGATATAATCTCTTGTGCTTCCTCCTCTTTGTCGACACGCAACCGCAGAATCTTCTGAAGGACAGCACGCATTTTTTCAATTTCCCTCTCCAAGTAATCGCGACGCTCCATGGCAGGTTTCTTTAATTTTTTTGTATGAGGCTACAAAATTATCTCCTTTGTTCAGATTCTCAATAATTTGCTTTATTCCTTCGATGCCGCAAGAGTTTAGAAACTGCTTAATTTCAATCCGGGCAATGATATAGTTTTTCTTCATTAGCGGCCAGCCGCCTTTGTAGAACTGTTCCGGAGTTTCGATGTTTCGAAGATTATCGTAGTTTGTTATGTAGGTCTTCTCTAAGGCCGAATCGTTAAGAAACGAACGGTAATCGAGCTGGGAAGCAAGCCCTTCGTCAAACCATGTCGGGATTTTCCGTTTATCGAAATAGCTTAACTGTGACCAAAAATAAGAGTGGCAGAGTTCGTGACTGATAACATCAACGTTGAACCCTTCCCTGCCTATTACAGTGAATGTTCCCAGTAACAACGTGCGGCGGCTCACCGTATGAAACTGATCATTCCCTGAATACCTGCCGACTTCATTATTGTTGGCACAGAAAATTATTTTGTATTTGTGGTCGTTAATTCCCCAGAATGCAATATTCCGTTGCTCGGCCTTTTGCACTAAGGTGCTTAGGCTGTCTTGTAATGATGTAGGCAGTAAAGGGCTGAAATATACTTTATTGTCTTTTGAAATAAACCCTGATTGATTGATAAAAACGTTGCGTAAGACAAACGAGAATTGCCAGGTCACAATGACTATAATCAAAATGCAAAACATGGCAACAAACAACATAAGTTTCTTTCGACTCATAATTATCTGTTTTTTAGATTTTTCGTCTAATAAGTAACGTAAAGATAATTCCCTGACGGGTATATATGGTATTGTTTCAATTTTTCTTTTGAAGGCCCGGTTATTACCCAACCCGAACCGTCGGTTATACGGTATCTCGATCCACATTCCGGACACTTTACCGACAAATCAGTCTGGACTTCCACCCGTACGGTGTTTTTTACTTCGTATGGGCATGCTAGATCGAATGCGCAGTAGCTGTCATCAAAAGTGTGCACTAAAAGAATGCCTCCGAATCCCAATGATTCGAGGCCCGTGGACACTTTCGTGTATGTTTTTGTGGCTCCT belongs to Paludibacter jiangxiensis and includes:
- the queF gene encoding preQ(1) synthase yields the protein MSLHHLGNKTNYPTDYAPELLETFDNKHPGNDYWVRFNCPEFTSLCPITGQPDFATIVIDYIPAQKMVESKSLKLYLFSFRNRGDFHEDCVNIIMKDLIRLMEPKYIEVTGLFTPRGGISIYPYANYGMPGTEFEEMAKYRLKNKNL
- the ribH gene encoding 6,7-dimethyl-8-ribityllumazine synthase; this translates as MSTANHNLSDYESDKLPSASDMRFGVVVSEWNPNVTEGLLEGVLQTLQNQGAAPDQIVVQYVPGSFELVYGAKFLAENAKVDAVIALGSVVRGDTPHFDYVCQGVTHGISYLNATQTVPIIFGVLTTDNMEQATDRAGGRYGNKGDEAAVTAIKMVALKRGL
- a CDS encoding DUF6132 family protein, with translation MENILSHHFLKVILGTVSGAVIGYLYYRFIGCASGSCPITSNKYISTIYGAILGLLFTL
- a CDS encoding transposase; its protein translation is MLFKKSITPELAQELFDDSEKTLRFIADIKWEEGFVCRKCGNTNYCDGKSPSSRRCTRCKTEESATAHTLFHNCKFPINKAFYIAYTVCVEGKPLSSYCYADQLSLNQMTCWKFRKRIENCLSKHKEKAEESSLQSILMTQD
- a CDS encoding queuosine precursor transporter, which encodes MKQNISPLYLLLTVVFTTCLLISNLVASKIVVIASVAVPVGIFLFPITYIINDVIAEVWGFRKARLMIWLAFAMNFFAVLFYQFAVALPPAPFWSGQDAFSTILSQTPRIAIASLLAFLAGSFLNAYVMSKMKVAMNGNKFSVRAIASTMVGEAADSAIFISIAFCGILTTYQLVMMMITQALLKTLYEIIILPITQRVVVYIKKKEQTDVFDTDVSYSIWKVKEV